Proteins from one Bactrocera neohumeralis isolate Rockhampton chromosome 3, APGP_CSIRO_Bneo_wtdbg2-racon-allhic-juicebox.fasta_v2, whole genome shotgun sequence genomic window:
- the LOC126752334 gene encoding juvenile hormone acid O-methyltransferase, giving the protein MNLASLYHRASAVQRRDSKQIFQEYIKVMKWRADGRDTIIDIGSGSGNVLMDYIYPLLPPNFKAVLSTDISARMVEFARQNYNYIKRAQFEVLDIACAELPQHLCNRFDHVTSFYCLHWVQDQKRALQNIRQLLRVSGGDCLLVFLANNPIYDVYLTLAKTQKWRDYMRDVQQFISPLHTSCDPGAEFSKLLEETGFVDYTVEIRNEIYVYDGTQNVKDNVKAICPFLERMSPAMQEDFLDDVVQCMADMNLREADINTKDFKFIAPYKLVVVYARKPNEFLSTMIEETERVSKRLM; this is encoded by the exons ATGAATCTCGCTTCGCTTTACCACCGCGCCAGCGCCGTGCAGCGCCGCGACTCGAAGCAAATCTTTCAAGAATACATCAAGGTGATGAAATGGCGCGCCGACGGCCGCGATACGATCATCGATATCGGTTCCGGTTCGGGTAATGTGCTTATGGACTACATTTATCCGCTGTTGCCGCCCAACTTCAAAGCCGTTTTGTCTACAGACATCTCGGCGCGTATGGTGGAATTCGCGCGCcaaaattacaattatattaAGCGCGCTCAGTTCGAGGTGCTCGACATAGCTTGTGCAGAGCTGCCACAGCATCTTTGCAATCGTTTCGATCATGTCACCTCCTTCTATTGCCTGCACTGGGTGCAAGATCAAAA ACGTGCCTTACAGAATATCCGTCAGCTGTTGCGTGTGAGCGGTGGCGATTGCCTGCTTGTGTTTCTCGCCAATAATCCCATATACGATGTTTACCTGACTTTGGCGAAGACGCAGAAATGGCGCGATTATATGCGTGATGTGCAGCAGTTCATCTCTCCGTTACACACCAGCTGTGATCCGGGTGCGGAGTTCAGCAAGTTGTTGGAGGAGACGGGCTTTGTGGACTACACTGTGGAGATACGCAATGAGATATACGTTTATGATGGCACACAGAATGTGAAAG ATAATGTGAAGGCGATTTGTCCTTTTTTGGAGCGTATGTCTCCAGCTATGCAGGAAGACTTTCTGGATGACGTCGTACAATGTATGGCTGACATGAATCTGCGCGAAGCCGACATCAATacaaaagattttaaatttattgcgcCATACAAATTAGTTGTGGTCTATGCGCGAAAGCCCAACGAATTTTTAAGCACTATGATCGAGGAGACGGAGCGTGTGTCAAAGCGTTTGATGTGA